Part of the Triticum urartu cultivar G1812 chromosome 2, Tu2.1, whole genome shotgun sequence genome, GCATGCTCCTCTATATACCCCTTAACGATTCCCCTCAATATAAGGTTGCCACTGTTGTGTTTTTTTTTAGCTTGTCGAAGCTACCATACCCTACACTTCTAGTGCTACCAAGGGAAGGCCGCATTCCTGCCATCATAAGCCTCGTGGAAGAACAAAATATGGGAATATATACATTAGGCCCCTGTGATTAGCAGGATTCAAAAAGCACCATGAAAAAACACAGGAGTAGGAAAAATATGGGAGTACAATGCCATGACTTCCTGTATCCAGTAGGTTTGACAACCATAAGAATTTGTACCAATGAATGCTTGAGTGTACCATAGGAAAACGACAATAACTTTTCTCAGAAGCATGAGACAGTAGGAAATGCCCTAGGAAAAAATTAAAGGGATTACggtcctactccctccgtctgaaaatacttgtcatcaaaatggataaaaagggatgtatctagaactaaaatacttctagatacatctccttttatccattttgatgacaagtatttccggacggagggagtacaaatcaAACAGCCTTCATAATAAGAAAGAAGAAAAATCCTATGGATACAATCCTAAAAGATACTTTGAATCGAAGAGAACCTTAGATTTAATTCGGCTTTATTCATTAGGTACTTATTAATATCTACCATGCTTGTTTCTTAAGTATATGACTTCAAATTTAGGTTATTAATGTAGAAATTCTAACTCATATATTAAAGTGTGTATAACAGTGCGTGCAGAGCGGGGGGTATTCGATCGCCCCACAAGGTCCTGCCATCAAGGAGTCGACCCCTAGTGGCGTCAGCTCTCGAATCATGGTGTTGTCCTTCAGTGCGGTTTGGTACAAGCGGTCACGTCTTGCAACGGGCATATGTGCCTAGTTCCCTGCAATGACAAAGGCACCCACAACCATACGACAACGGAGGTTCCAAGCATTAACATTTGGGTGGCACGACGTTCTACTCAGATTTATTATAAGTTCAGAACCAAGATCTTTAAGCAAGGGGCTGCTGTTTGGCGCTCACCCACCCGCTTATTCTCTGGCGGGTCACTTTCCGATTAGCGGCACTTTCCAGCTTTGCATAGTCACGCCTGATCAAAATTTTCCTTTTTGCTAAGTTTTAGAAATTGCAATATCAACCGTCAAAAAATCCAATGTCCCACGTTTTAGAATTTTGAACTTGCTGGAAGTTCAAATGTTCGAATTTTCAATATTTTGGCAAATTCTGAACTTTTGGAAATTTTAAAATTGTTGTCTTTTCAAAAATTCAAACTTCCAAAAAATGGACTTTCAAAACTTTCAGAAATTTCAAATTTCCACAAGAAAGAGAAGACCGGGGAGAGTGTCACATGGATGGGTCCATAGGAGTTTCATAGAAGAGAGAAAAAGTTAGGTGGGCCCTGCCGCTTTTGGCTGCCCAGCAATTTTCCCCACCACGCAGGGTCACCATCTAATAAAACGCCATCTTTGATCACGTGAGATATTGATGGAAGCCTTAATGTTGTGTGAATGTAGGTTGAAACATTAACTACCTGTGACCACAAAATTGCAAGATGGCAAAAGGGTATCTACTTATCTGTGTTTTCATAGAAGAGGATATAGGGATGTAAGCTAGGCGTGTTGCGTACATGGTTGCCCATGCGTCGAGGGAAAGATGATTCGGCACTTGCCCATGATGCGCATGTCCTAAAATGGGGCATATTTGCCTACTTGCGCATGGTCGGATGGTCCCGTATTTGGGCAGTTGATTCCCCTAGGCATGCCGCCCCAAATCTCCCTAAAATGGAGTCATACAACTACCAAATAGGGAGTCCAAGGCGTGTgcatcaagatgatggagatgaagGAAGGTGGCCACCGACTAAGATCATGGACTTGGGTGGTTGATTCCCCTAGGCATGCCGCCCCGAATCTCCCTAAAATGGAGTCATACAACTACCAAATAGGGAGTCCAAGGCGTGTGCATCAAGATGATGGACATGAAGGAAGGTGGTCACCGACTAAGATCATGGACTTTTTCAACTCGCAGGAACAAGGACTCGTCCGACTCCAGAAACCCTAGAAGCATATAATAGCTAATTAGCATGTCTCATCTAGACATTCCGTCTAGGTCGTCCACCTTCAACTTCGGCAACTCGGCCTCCAACTCGCCAGACACGGCATTGTGCACCCGGTTGTAATCTCTATTGGATATAAATCCTATATAGGCAGGAGTAGGGTTATTGTTCGTCACGcgatggcccgaacctgggtaaagcttATGTCTTGTGTCCCTCTGGTAACCTAAGGTGACGACCCCTGTCACAAAAATCTACGTACATTCCTTGTGTTGTTCTTAGTAGGGATGAAACCGAATCGGATTCGGATGGATAATGCTCATACCTTATCCTATTGCATATTTATTGTCAGATTCGGGAGCGGCGCCGATGCGAGTTCAAATAGCGGATTATGGAGATTAAAACATGGTAAGGTAACGGAATGGATCCGGATAAAAAAGGTCATATACCACATGCATATACAAGAAATATATAAATGCTTTGCCCTAAAGTTATAAATAAACAATGAGCAAGTATTAATACTTATACACTTTAAACACACATAAAGCACTAAAATATACTAAAATAAGCCAAATAGATCACTAAAAAGCATGTTTCGTCTCACAAGCAAAGATAACATTCACATATTGCTATTTAATACTTAAAACTTCTTCATACATAAATCGTATATCCATATTTAAAAGGTCGGATTATCCGACTAGGAAAAACGAACTATCCTACGGCCTGGTATATTAGTACCATATCCTATCAATTGGACTCGTATTCAGACCGGATTGTGTTCAGATGTCAAAAAGCTCTTACCGTATCATATGAAAACGGATTCGGAAACGGTTTCGGTCGGAAATTACCCTAACCACTTTCATGTTGCAAACAAACATCGACAACATGAAAGTGTCAGTCATGCATTCCACAGACAAGCATAGACACTTGACATGCTTGTCAACGGGAGGTGCCCACTGCCCATGGGCATGCCTTGAAGCATGTTTACCCAAGAACAACACAACTAAAACTGAATGCAAGGGTTCTAGAAATCACATGTGTTGGGCCTCTGAAGAAAAACTTGGTCGTTTGTTTACAATGCAAGAATGCCGCAAAAAAAAAACAAGTGAAGTCATTGTGGATTCATGGTTCTAGGAATCAACAATGCCTAAGTGAGGCAATGACACAGACGAGATAGGGAGCGCATTGTCACTGCAAATGGTAAGGAGCACAGTACATGATATCCCCGTGGAGTTAGTAGCCTAGTCACATGACATTGTGTGGAGACATCACAAGAACGACCTAGTTTCGTATGTCAATGAAAAATACATGTTGGCAGCTAAACGAGTGGAGCACACACAGGAATTGGCACAACGAGCAATATCAAACCCATGCCCACAAGGGTGCTCATCACCCACTCATGGCGAGACAATCATGCCTATGCGGCTATGCCTAAACCCGATGGGTATCCATGTTCGAGGGTACCTATCAGGTCATCTCGGCATGTACAAATAGTACCATATAAGTCAAGGTTCACAAATACATGTGATACATCCATGATGGCCAACATGTCATATGAAACAAAAAATATTTACTTAATTATTAAAATATTACCCGTGTAACTAGTTGCAAACAAATTAGACACATGTCCAACCCATGACTAAGGGGGTCTCCAAGGGTGTTGGTCAAATGGTGTCCCCTAATGGGACAAAGTGGTAAACAACGACACCCCAAATCCCCCTGCCCTCGTTTTCTTAGACTCAAATTTTCATCCATTTGCAACAATCAAGAACAATTCAACGGTAGATATATCATGACAAACAATTTTAagataaattatgcatgacaaACAATTCAATCAAAGTTCATGATTCAGATTGAACAAACCGAATGAAACAATGTACATCGTCATTTTCATGGCGTGCATTGATGTTGCTAGGCATCCGGCGGAACCCACTTGAGTGCATCGGCATCCATGATGGTAGTGTCGGTGAACATGACCCTCGACTCCTCGATGAACCTTGCCAGTCCAATTTCCTCTCTTTCAAGTGCAATCCTCCCCATTCTCAATTTCAACAATCTTTGTTTGTATCTCCATGAATGTGTTGAACCTTCCGTCCTTCTTTTCTACCTTCATTCTATCTCTTTTGGCACATGCCATCTCTCCTTCTCAATTTCATCTATTCCTTCTTTGGGCGGCCGGACGTGCAAGTGCAGGTATGAGCATGGCATGGACGCTAGCTAGAGGAGCTGCCGCTTGAGCCTTTTGCTTGGTGTTGTGCTTTTTGCGTGCTAGGCTCTCCAAGTTCATCCCAAGCATGGCCGACAGTGCCTCGAACATCTTGGAGTCCATGTCGGACACATCCGTGTGGCTGGATAGATCCATGTGGAGGATGGACTGGGCAGTGGACTCAAATCGAGGTGGGAGCACGGCGATCGAGCTAGGGAGCGGCAGCGGCCGTCGGGGTGGGGTTACGGCGATGGCCACCGAAGTGAGAGGTGGGACGCGAGCAAATAGAGTGGAGAAGGAAGGGTAGAGTGGGGACGGGGAGGGGTTCCGGTGTATGTGGCCTACGTGGCAGACAGACCGGACTCCCCTACTCCCCTTCATTTGACACTACGGTAGGGGATTTCGAACTATGAGTCAGATAGGGCCGGAGTAGGGAGCCCGTTGGAGGCCTTTTCTGTCTGGAAAGCCCGGTTCGGATGAGCACGAGGGAGTGGGCGATGCCATTGGAGATTGTCTAACCAAGTTACCAAGGGCCAAGGGCAAAGAATCGTACCCATACTCTACCCATGGGGAAAAATTGCGAAATACCTATGGGCAAATTGCCATCTTGGGTTTCCATGCTTGTGCGTGTTTACCTTCCAAGCATAGCTTTTTGCCACAAACATAACCGCAAGTACAAACTAGGAGTCTAGGAGTATACCTTCCCTATTGGGGTTTTACACATGGGTAATGCGGTTATCATGTGAGATGGGTGTCCCTGCGATGGAAGGACAACAAAATTTTGCTCATGCACTAGTAAACGGATGTATAGATGCGGGCTAACAATTCTTTTGTTACGAATAATAAACAAGAGCCAAGACTATACTTCCAACCACCAAGCCTTTCAAGTAAACCTGGGCATCCTCCAGGTCGGGCCTGGTTCAGGGCGGGCTTTGCAAAGCCTGACCTCAAATCCCAAGCCCAGCCTGGCCCGGCCCGAAACACATGAATAGTGTACTTTTTAATTAAAATAATGAATTTGGGATATTTAAATGATATATTATACCTATATGTCTACTGAAATAGTGATTTATGCCCTGTTCAGGCTTTTGGGCCGGGCTTCAGGCGGAAAAACTGAGCCCGGGCCAGGCCCAgatgtgccccccccccccccaagttaGGCCTCTTTTCCATATTCCAGAGTTTTGGGTTTCTTTTTCCTAGGGTGTCTCAACATCTATATAAGGTGAGACCGGCTGTTGGATAAAGTAGAATGAAGTTGTCTAATTTCTCCCGTTTATCAGCCATCATCCTCCTCAAAATTATCCTCTCTTCCTCCAACCCCTAGCCACACCATCTCCACCCTCCCTAACCACGGGACATAGCAGAAAAAGTCAGACTTCCCAAAATTAGGCAATGCAACTGCTAGAGTCTGCCTCCTTTCGAACAAAACTTCCAAGCAGTGGAGCCTGACGACTCATGGTTTCTCAAAATGAATATATAGCCGATAGGGCTAACAATATATAGGCCACGAAAGTAGTAATCTGGAATAATAGTTAGAAGTAGTTTAATTACCTTGAGGCCTAATGAAAGAAGACATACCTAATGAATTATACCATCAATGTGTTGTTACCGCCGCTTCAACCTTCGTGCAATTTGGTCATATGTGTGATGCCTCTCAGCCTTGTAAAATGCTCGCTTCATTTTTTCAATGGTGGGCTGGGGCAACTCAATTCCCATGTCAAGCATCTGATCGGTATATTTCTTCACCTCGGCGAACCTGCTAAAGTCGAGAAGCCCAGCTATTAGCTCTTTGGCTGATTCCTCAGCCGGAGTAATTTGGTGCTCCACGATGCAGTGCCACACGTCAACTGCGGCAGATGGGTTAAACTCCTGAGAAAATAAGCTGATAGCAGCAGCACAGTTGGAGGCCGAGGGCAGCTGCTCGTTCTTGCTCATCTCCGCGAGGAAACCTTCAGTCTCACGAGCCTTGCGCTgcttgatgagcccctcaagTATGGAATTATATGTATCAGAATCTGCAAAGACCCCATTTAAGGGCATTTCATCGAGCATCTGGAAGGCGTAGTCGGTGTTACCGACACTAGAGCAGAGGCCAATTACGGCGTTGTACATTGGGAGATTGGGAACCAGTCCGGCATCCGAGACCATAATTTGCCAGATAGCAATAGCATTGGCATGGTCTCCCTTGCGGACGACAAGGGCGATCGCGTTGGCAAAGAACTTGAGCCCCGGGAGGCAGCCCTTGGTCCGCATCACCTGGAGGAACTTCAATGCCTCGTTGAACTGGTCCCCTCGCACAAGCGTGGAGAGGAAAGCATCGTAGGCAGGCATGTTGCTGGCGTCCCACCCGACGCGAACGACCATCTCGCCGAAGGTGCTCTTGGCGCGCTGGACGTTCCCCTCCTTCTCCCACGCCTCGAGCAGTATCGCGAAGGTGTCCGCGTCGGGCGCGACCGTGGTCTTGTAGCGTTCGAAAAGCTCCCACGCGGCCTGCCCGCCGCCATCCCGGCGGCACATGGCGGCGAGGAGGGAGTTGAGGGCAACGGCGTCCGGCGTCACGCCGTGGCGCTCCATGACGTCGAAGGCCATGGCGGCTTCCTTGAAGTTGCCGCGCGCGCAGTAGGAGGCGAACATGGAGGCGAATGTGGCGACGGAGAGGAGGCCGCCCTCCTGGCTCATGGAGAGGACGGCGTCCCACATGGGATCGAACAT contains:
- the LOC125539126 gene encoding pentatricopeptide repeat-containing protein At1g77360, mitochondrial-like — its product is MSATEKSTEGEGEGEEGSQRVEAFLDILGRVPMGEVEGALTSCGVGPTAEAAEQVLKSTTCYERPKSAVRFFRWAKASVQLTPLAWNLLVDILGKAAMFDPMWDAVLSMSQEGGLLSVATFASMFASYCARGNFKEAAMAFDVMERHGVTPDAVALNSLLAAMCRRDGGGQAAWELFERYKTTVAPDADTFAILLEAWEKEGNVQRAKSTFGEMVVRVGWDASNMPAYDAFLSTLVRGDQFNEALKFLQVMRTKGCLPGLKFFANAIALVVRKGDHANAIAIWQIMVSDAGLVPNLPMYNAVIGLCSSVGNTDYAFQMLDEMPLNGVFADSDTYNSILEGLIKQRKARETEGFLAEMSKNEQLPSASNCAAAISLFSQEFNPSAAVDVWHCIVEHQITPAEESAKELIAGLLDFSRFAEVKKYTDQMLDMGIELPQPTIEKMKRAFYKAERHHTYDQIARRLKRR